Within the Echinicola sp. 20G genome, the region ACCAGAAAATCAAGAGAGCCCCAAAGAAAAAGGCACCTTAAAGACTGTTTATAAGGGAAGAGGTAAAGATCAAAGACCTGTTTTTGGAACAGAAAGAGTTGATGAAGAAAGAAATTTCCAAAAGTCAAGGAAGTTCAAAAACAACAGATTCATTAAAAACAACAGGGATTTCCAAGAAGAAAAACCTGAATACAACCTGAAAAAAGTAGAACGCAAATTAGCCAAATCTTCCAGTTCCGAGATCAGGTTAAATAAATACATTGCCAACTCCGGCATCTGCTCCAGAAGAGATGCCGACAAGCTCATAGAAAAAGGTGAAATCAAGGTCAATGGCGAAGTAATCACAGAGCTTGGTCATCGTGTTTCCCTAACAGACAAGGTGGTGTACAAGGGAAAAACAATCAACCCTGAGAAACCTGTATATGTTCTTTTGAACAAACCTAAGGACTTTATCACCACTACGGATGACCCCATGAACCGTAAAACGGTTATGCATTTGGTGCAGTCAGCATGTGATGAAAGGATTTTCCCAGTAGGTAGATTGGACAGAAACACCACTGGCTTACTTCTCTTCACAAATGATGGAGAATTGGCCTCCAAACTCTCTCACCCCTCTGAGAAAATCAAAAAGATCTATCAAGTTACCCTTGATAAGCCTATCGGGAAAAGCGAAGTAGAGGCCATTTTGGAAGGACTCACCCTTGAAGACGGTTTGGTTGAGGTTGATGATCTTCAAGTTTTATCAAAAGACAGGACCATCTTGGGAATTGAAATCCACGTGGGTAAAAACCGAAT harbors:
- a CDS encoding pseudouridine synthase, which gives rise to MKNQNRNNQDGNRGKGRPSNSSKKTGRKPYGDNQRPSSKSRRGKFEGYSSSERKESKSAGDFSPLKKYSKDKPSFQRPENQESPKEKGTLKTVYKGRGKDQRPVFGTERVDEERNFQKSRKFKNNRFIKNNRDFQEEKPEYNLKKVERKLAKSSSSEIRLNKYIANSGICSRRDADKLIEKGEIKVNGEVITELGHRVSLTDKVVYKGKTINPEKPVYVLLNKPKDFITTTDDPMNRKTVMHLVQSACDERIFPVGRLDRNTTGLLLFTNDGELASKLSHPSEKIKKIYQVTLDKPIGKSEVEAILEGLTLEDGLVEVDDLQVLSKDRTILGIEIHVGKNRIVRRIFAHLGFEVVALDRVTYAGLTKKDLSRGQWRFLTEKEVINLKYFK